The following coding sequences lie in one Sporocytophaga myxococcoides DSM 11118 genomic window:
- the folE gene encoding GTP cyclohydrolase I FolE has translation MNLVTETTDTIGDEHIGTSIDTPLRDDAFEMNDEVKIKLIQKHFREIMYLLGLDLRDDSLSGTPHRVAKMYVKEVFSGLNPANKPNIKLFDNKYRYNEMLIEKDITLYSYCEHHFVPIIGKVHVAYISGGKVIGLSKINRLVQYYAKRPQVQERLTNQISEGLKEALQSEDVAVIVDAVHLCVSSRGIQDTSSSTITANYSGVFQKEKRKEEFLGLLKKL, from the coding sequence ATGAATCTGGTCACTGAAACAACGGATACAATAGGAGATGAGCACATCGGGACTTCCATAGATACTCCCTTACGTGATGATGCTTTTGAAATGAATGACGAAGTCAAGATCAAACTAATACAGAAACATTTTAGAGAAATTATGTATCTGTTAGGACTTGACCTGAGGGATGACAGCTTAAGCGGAACACCGCACAGGGTAGCTAAAATGTATGTAAAGGAAGTTTTTAGCGGATTAAATCCCGCTAATAAACCAAACATTAAACTGTTTGATAATAAGTACAGGTATAATGAAATGTTGATTGAAAAGGATATAACCTTATATTCCTATTGTGAACATCATTTCGTTCCTATTATAGGTAAAGTCCATGTAGCGTATATCTCCGGAGGAAAAGTAATTGGTCTTTCTAAGATAAATCGCTTGGTACAATATTATGCAAAGCGCCCACAGGTCCAGGAGCGCCTCACCAACCAGATTTCAGAAGGCTTAAAAGAAGCTTTGCAATCCGAAGACGTTGCAGTCATTGTAGATGCTGTTCATCTCTGCGTATCTTCACGAGGTATTCAGGACACATCCAGCAGTACAATAACTGCAAATTATTCAGGAGTTTTTCAGAAAGAAAAAAGAAAGGAAGAGTTTTTAGGACTACTGAAAAAGTTATAA
- a CDS encoding sigma-70 family RNA polymerase sigma factor, protein MPILVPQQSNAPTQSRSSNMKSDQYSDGEIIQKILAGEIALFEILIRRNNAHLYKTGRAYNYNHEDTQDLMQDTFINAYVNLSSYENRASFKTWITKIMLNNCFRKKQKSGFKNEIPDEIKTECTPMFSDDQSADMTKTILTKELGLVIENALQQLPLDYRMVFSLREINGMNVAETSDILGISESNVKVRLNRAKGMLKKEIEKSYTPSEIFEFNLVYCDAMVKRVMAEIKL, encoded by the coding sequence ATGCCAATTTTAGTACCACAACAATCAAATGCTCCAACTCAATCTAGGAGTAGCAACATGAAATCTGACCAATATTCTGACGGAGAAATAATACAAAAGATTCTGGCAGGGGAGATAGCATTATTCGAAATACTTATCCGGAGAAACAATGCCCACCTATATAAAACAGGCAGGGCATATAACTACAATCATGAGGACACACAGGATCTCATGCAGGATACTTTTATAAATGCTTATGTAAATTTATCCAGTTATGAAAATCGTGCATCATTCAAGACCTGGATAACCAAAATAATGCTTAACAATTGCTTTAGGAAAAAACAAAAATCAGGTTTTAAGAACGAAATCCCTGATGAAATAAAAACCGAGTGTACTCCTATGTTTTCTGATGATCAGTCCGCTGATATGACCAAAACCATTCTAACCAAAGAGCTTGGACTGGTTATAGAAAATGCCTTACAGCAATTACCTTTGGACTATCGAATGGTTTTTTCCTTAAGGGAAATAAACGGAATGAATGTAGCTGAAACATCTGACATATTGGGTATAAGCGAATCTAACGTTAAAGTGAGACTCAATAGAGCTAAGGGCATGTTGAAGAAAGAAATTGAAAAATCATATACACCTTCTGAAATTTTTGAGTTTAACCTGGTGTATTGCGATGCCATGGTAAAAAGAGTGATGGCGGAAATAAAACTATAA
- a CDS encoding DUF6496 domain-containing protein yields the protein MAKYSKKAQEKVAENIKEMKEGKLKSGRSRKPVKSKKQAIAIGLSEARKEGAKVPKKK from the coding sequence ATGGCAAAATATAGTAAAAAGGCTCAGGAAAAAGTTGCAGAAAATATCAAAGAGATGAAAGAAGGCAAGCTTAAATCAGGCCGTTCAAGAAAGCCGGTAAAAAGCAAAAAACAAGCAATAGCAATAGGACTTTCAGAAGCCAGAAAAGAAGGAGCTAAAGTACCAAAAAAAAAGTGA
- a CDS encoding DUF7619 domain-containing protein: MCKFFLNVLLVFCTLLRLECNAQSILWGTTSTGPSYTYADKPAFDSQGNIIMIGYFMESTTFGNIKLTANGSGDIYIAKFDKRGICLWAKNIGGNESIYYDEPLAITLDSDDNIIMVGNIQGSDVKIGDVPIPGSGPYAFIKLDKNGNMIWGNLQSNNIAAIATDNNNNIYITGTFEQRSFYYGIELTGNQKSSSASLYVIKLSPDRTGIWGTVAAGDSYEGYVNASGICLDSLGNIFITGRFSKDVNFGTIQLSDPEAQQGSYLTKLNSSGTPLWAKQLRSDFYYPWDISADNDGNTVVVGQTSLGQNSSQIFACRYDAEGTAIWQNSWGQVGRDDQAYGVRLDNLSNAFIFGCFGNLFNYGDKTLFAEPQGATNAFVSKVDPSGNFIWSENYFTAERKGGIDIDKKGLIAICNRRDDVYKIGNKTFNILFSDATLLLIKDDFTTSKNYNYIQGKVFIDENGNCNKDENERGLAGRIVVAEPGDYYDMTDINGNFRIVVDEGSRDLKIRQVIKPNLDYVAEQSCPANNQSISVSLTGSGKVYSGYNFGNKGQFCALLNVSLVKDRMRRCFPGQTFIHYSNEGSEYVEDAQIKLTIPSVLRIQNSSMPFSRLNDTTLIFQTGFIPQSGGGTIILNDSIMCGDESIRGRTYCMEAKISPANSCSNYQYWDKSDLIIKTRCLANGILQAVISNQGTGDMSDSTQLRIFYNSLLVYKNKIKIPAGKSITLKISAPGKTIRIEADQNPFHPEKEKAITTYEGCGKLTDGSIAKNFVNDLPVEDGGFQQSTKCFEVRDSFDPNDKSVLPRGCGQEHGIFSTDWINYTIRFQNTGNDVAYNVIVEDTLDKSLDIETLSLAGGSHNFTWNLQGKGYPVLKIYFNNIYLPDSINDEKNSHGFISFKIKPKAAVLPGTVIKNKSLIYFDFNSPIITNELEQTIVEKCGEDLNQGKDIEIDYNPDVTNTVEPLNIDISLSPNPFSDYLIINANSYASGHYNVKVSDIYGKTVLSATLNGSEKILAVGNLKNGYYFYLIEDENGSVSSGKLLKIE, translated from the coding sequence ATGTGTAAATTTTTTCTAAATGTCTTATTAGTATTCTGCACACTTTTGCGCTTGGAATGCAATGCTCAAAGTATTTTATGGGGAACAACTTCAACAGGCCCTTCATACACATATGCTGATAAACCTGCATTTGACAGTCAGGGGAATATTATCATGATAGGATATTTTATGGAATCCACGACTTTTGGCAACATAAAATTAACAGCCAATGGAAGTGGAGATATCTATATAGCTAAATTTGATAAAAGAGGAATATGCCTTTGGGCAAAAAATATAGGCGGAAATGAAAGTATATATTATGATGAACCTTTAGCTATAACACTTGATTCTGACGATAATATCATTATGGTTGGAAATATTCAAGGCAGTGATGTTAAAATTGGAGATGTTCCAATCCCAGGATCCGGTCCATATGCTTTTATTAAACTTGACAAGAATGGTAATATGATTTGGGGAAATCTCCAGTCTAATAATATAGCAGCCATAGCCACTGATAACAATAACAATATCTACATCACAGGTACATTTGAACAGAGAAGTTTCTATTACGGAATTGAATTAACCGGAAATCAAAAATCATCTTCAGCTAGTCTTTACGTCATTAAATTAAGTCCCGATAGAACAGGGATTTGGGGAACGGTAGCGGCTGGAGATTCATATGAAGGTTATGTAAATGCTTCGGGGATATGCCTTGATTCACTTGGCAATATATTTATAACCGGTAGGTTTTCTAAAGATGTAAATTTTGGTACTATTCAATTGTCTGACCCCGAAGCTCAACAGGGAAGTTATTTAACAAAACTCAACTCTAGTGGAACTCCCTTATGGGCTAAACAACTTAGGTCTGACTTTTATTACCCCTGGGATATAAGTGCTGATAATGATGGAAATACTGTAGTGGTAGGACAAACTTCATTGGGACAAAATAGTAGCCAGATCTTTGCATGCCGATATGATGCAGAGGGGACTGCTATATGGCAAAATTCATGGGGTCAGGTAGGAAGAGATGATCAGGCATATGGTGTTCGACTGGATAATTTAAGTAATGCCTTTATTTTCGGATGTTTTGGCAATCTTTTTAATTATGGAGATAAGACACTTTTTGCTGAACCACAAGGTGCTACCAATGCCTTCGTTTCCAAAGTTGATCCATCCGGTAACTTTATATGGTCAGAAAACTATTTTACAGCAGAACGTAAAGGAGGAATTGATATAGATAAAAAAGGATTAATAGCAATTTGCAATAGGAGAGATGATGTTTATAAAATAGGAAATAAAACATTTAATATCCTATTTAGCGATGCAACATTGTTACTAATCAAAGATGACTTCACGACTTCTAAAAACTATAATTATATCCAGGGAAAGGTTTTTATAGATGAAAATGGTAATTGCAATAAAGATGAAAATGAAAGAGGCTTAGCAGGTCGGATAGTAGTTGCAGAGCCTGGAGATTATTATGATATGACTGACATCAACGGAAATTTCAGAATAGTTGTTGATGAAGGCAGTCGTGATCTAAAGATACGACAGGTAATTAAACCTAATCTGGATTATGTTGCAGAGCAAAGCTGTCCTGCCAATAATCAAAGTATATCAGTTTCCTTAACAGGTTCTGGTAAAGTATACTCAGGGTACAATTTTGGCAATAAAGGACAGTTTTGTGCACTGCTAAACGTCTCTCTGGTAAAAGACCGCATGAGGAGATGTTTTCCAGGACAAACATTTATTCACTATTCAAACGAAGGAAGTGAATATGTTGAAGATGCTCAGATTAAATTAACAATTCCATCCGTCTTAAGAATACAGAACTCATCAATGCCGTTTTCCAGGTTGAATGATACAACCTTAATCTTCCAAACTGGCTTTATTCCTCAATCAGGAGGAGGGACTATCATTTTGAATGATTCTATTATGTGTGGTGATGAAAGTATAAGAGGTAGAACTTATTGTATGGAAGCAAAAATTTCACCGGCAAATTCATGTAGCAATTATCAATATTGGGATAAATCGGATCTGATTATTAAAACCCGCTGTTTAGCCAATGGAATTCTACAAGCAGTAATTTCAAATCAGGGAACGGGAGATATGTCTGATAGCACGCAACTCAGAATATTTTATAATTCACTGCTTGTATATAAGAATAAAATAAAAATTCCAGCTGGTAAATCAATAACATTAAAGATCTCCGCTCCTGGAAAAACAATCAGAATAGAAGCTGATCAGAATCCTTTTCATCCTGAGAAAGAAAAAGCAATAACTACATATGAAGGATGTGGGAAATTAACCGATGGTAGTATAGCTAAAAATTTTGTTAATGACCTTCCGGTTGAAGATGGAGGGTTTCAACAAAGCACCAAATGCTTTGAAGTAAGAGATAGCTTTGACCCTAATGACAAATCAGTCTTACCAAGAGGATGCGGTCAGGAACATGGTATTTTTTCGACTGATTGGATCAACTATACCATCAGGTTTCAGAATACAGGAAATGATGTTGCATATAACGTAATAGTTGAAGATACACTGGATAAAAGCCTGGATATAGAGACCTTATCACTTGCAGGAGGGTCTCATAACTTCACATGGAATTTGCAGGGAAAAGGATATCCTGTGTTGAAGATATACTTTAATAATATTTATTTACCAGATAGCATCAACGATGAAAAAAATAGCCATGGTTTTATATCATTTAAAATAAAGCCAAAAGCAGCTGTACTTCCTGGGACTGTAATTAAAAATAAATCCCTGATATATTTTGACTTCAATAGCCCAATAATAACAAATGAATTGGAACAAACGATAGTAGAAAAGTGCGGAGAAGATTTAAATCAGGGAAAAGATATTGAAATAGATTATAATCCAGATGTTACAAATACAGTAGAACCTTTAAATATTGACATTTCTCTTTCACCTAATCCATTTTCAGATTATCTGATAATAAATGCAAATTCATATGCATCAGGACACTATAATGTAAAGGTTTCAGATATCTATGGAAAAACTGTACTTAGTGCTACGCTGAATGGATCAGAAAAAATACTTGCGGTAGGTAACTTAAAAAATGGTTATTACTTCTACCTGATTGAAGATGAAAATGGTTCTGTAAGTTCAGGTAAATTACTTAAAATTGAATAA
- a CDS encoding DUF7619 domain-containing protein translates to MKTFIIFIFFFVFNCNNLFSQQPNWYAKTEGPGALNIYKIIQDDYGNLFVGGVFTDSVKWQNHQLVGSKNYTGLFIAKLTSSGEIVWLKTSSSNEGPSAVLSLAIDKKGDIYATGTFSSMLKLGQINWPSRGGNDLFVCKITSQGKTVWVNGGGGEGPTQNPYLLVSSFGWSVDCGRDIAVDSKGNVIICGSIANNTIINGVNIGKEAGRAFVARLNPSGNFYWAKSIANPSSICTGEYAGAVTVDQYDNFYLAGATHCGYVTDCGSSSNYGTGSDGYIIKFNQNGYCLSFMNYSNFNDDGITDIAVNKKGDIFYTGFRGVYGNNSIDPIPRVLGKFNADGSKAWDIILNTNTLNHDNGGDNLCLDTAGNPVVNYTVGWQVYIQTHDAETNELLSSKTIGDPGRIPVFSSTFIIKSIAVNKDNKLLCGGYYMSYDTISNPGNAMGRTVPFLNTPIMNSSAIINGNVFYDFNSDCKKDNSEKSVRNTLLMATPGPFYALTDPQGNYDFVLPPGDYTIALLKENFGSSTINAYCPADKQLKISATAMGEVYSNKNFGIKTNPCTDVSVSVTQARLRRCFTNNLSVLCENSGSIDASDLTLKVLFPQNVKPVSSSISWNSANDSIVTYKIPVLKSGERLSINIVDSVVCGNEKLLGLTECIKAVISPKSSSCRIASPEWDRSSLEIFSQCLDNGLVRFVIKNVGTGNMQEPTEYRILSNNKLIYTSKLQLKSLDLLSFLVSGIGRTLRVEANQTKNHPELKYVFLTVEMCKSTEGEVAKGLVNALPQDDARPESSISCAEIVGSYDPNLKESIPTGIGSDNAIKPGETFNYKIYFQNTGSDTVFTVILKDTLDDALDLSTLSVGAASHPFQWSLRSEKKPVLTFVFNDINMPDSSTNSLMSNGFIDFSIKPKLSVTEGTVIKNQAGIYFDYNSPILTNTVFHTIKSEYISDFSQADLITFEDVSTDISSKNEMKALMVYPNPSNGNVYFEIDQHKDLDLEILDVTGSLLFHEKVYSNKIEISKSLFKKGIHYYFLKDNGEVVKSGKFLIIE, encoded by the coding sequence ATGAAAACTTTTATCATTTTCATTTTTTTCTTTGTATTCAATTGTAATAACCTTTTTTCACAACAACCCAACTGGTATGCTAAAACAGAGGGACCAGGAGCATTAAACATATACAAAATTATTCAGGATGATTATGGTAATCTGTTTGTAGGTGGCGTATTCACTGATTCTGTTAAATGGCAAAATCACCAGTTGGTTGGCTCCAAGAATTATACTGGATTATTCATAGCAAAATTAACCAGCTCAGGAGAAATTGTCTGGTTAAAAACTTCTTCATCTAATGAAGGGCCGAGCGCAGTATTAAGTTTAGCTATTGATAAGAAAGGAGATATTTATGCCACCGGTACCTTTTCATCTATGCTTAAATTAGGGCAGATCAATTGGCCATCAAGAGGAGGCAATGATTTATTCGTATGTAAAATTACCTCACAGGGAAAAACAGTTTGGGTAAATGGTGGAGGAGGGGAAGGACCTACTCAAAATCCATATCTTCTTGTAAGTAGTTTTGGATGGTCAGTAGATTGTGGAAGGGACATTGCCGTGGATAGTAAAGGAAATGTTATTATATGTGGATCTATCGCTAACAATACAATTATCAATGGCGTGAACATAGGTAAGGAGGCAGGACGTGCCTTTGTTGCAAGATTAAACCCTTCAGGAAATTTTTACTGGGCAAAAAGTATTGCAAATCCATCATCTATTTGTACCGGAGAATATGCCGGAGCAGTTACGGTGGACCAATACGATAATTTTTATCTAGCAGGAGCAACGCATTGTGGATACGTAACCGATTGCGGTAGTTCCAGTAACTATGGTACTGGTTCTGATGGATATATTATTAAATTTAACCAAAATGGGTATTGTTTATCATTTATGAATTACAGCAACTTTAATGATGATGGAATTACTGATATTGCTGTAAATAAAAAAGGTGATATTTTTTATACAGGTTTCCGTGGTGTATACGGAAATAATAGTATTGATCCAATTCCAAGAGTTCTGGGGAAATTTAATGCTGATGGAAGTAAGGCCTGGGACATCATTTTAAATACAAATACATTAAATCATGACAATGGGGGAGACAACTTATGTCTGGATACTGCCGGAAATCCAGTGGTCAACTATACTGTCGGTTGGCAGGTTTATATACAAACACATGATGCTGAAACCAACGAACTTTTATCTTCTAAAACAATAGGAGATCCTGGTCGGATTCCGGTATTTTCTTCAACATTCATAATTAAAAGCATTGCTGTAAATAAAGATAATAAACTTCTATGCGGAGGGTATTATATGTCTTATGATACTATAAGTAATCCTGGCAATGCAATGGGTAGAACTGTTCCTTTTCTCAATACCCCAATTATGAATAGCTCTGCAATCATTAATGGAAATGTGTTTTATGATTTCAATTCAGATTGCAAGAAAGACAATAGTGAAAAAAGTGTCAGAAATACACTGTTAATGGCCACTCCTGGGCCATTTTATGCTTTGACAGATCCGCAGGGTAATTATGATTTTGTGCTTCCTCCCGGTGATTATACGATTGCATTACTAAAAGAAAATTTCGGATCATCGACAATCAATGCATATTGTCCTGCTGACAAGCAATTAAAAATTTCAGCAACTGCTATGGGAGAAGTTTATTCCAATAAAAACTTTGGTATAAAGACCAATCCATGCACCGACGTTTCTGTTAGTGTTACCCAGGCCAGATTAAGACGGTGCTTTACAAACAACTTGTCTGTTTTATGTGAAAATTCCGGAAGTATAGATGCTTCCGATTTAACATTAAAAGTATTGTTCCCTCAAAATGTAAAACCTGTTTCTTCATCAATTTCCTGGAACTCTGCAAACGATAGTATAGTAACATACAAAATTCCTGTTCTCAAATCGGGGGAAAGATTGTCAATCAATATAGTCGATTCTGTTGTATGTGGGAATGAGAAATTACTTGGATTAACGGAATGTATCAAAGCAGTAATAAGTCCCAAATCATCCTCCTGCAGAATTGCCAGCCCAGAATGGGACAGGTCCAGCCTTGAGATATTCAGCCAATGCCTGGATAACGGATTAGTCAGATTTGTTATAAAAAATGTAGGCACCGGAAATATGCAGGAACCAACTGAATACAGGATACTTAGCAATAATAAATTAATTTATACTTCTAAGCTTCAACTCAAGTCTCTTGACCTTTTAAGTTTTTTGGTATCAGGAATAGGAAGAACACTAAGGGTAGAGGCAAATCAGACTAAAAATCATCCTGAACTTAAGTATGTATTTCTTACAGTTGAGATGTGTAAAAGCACTGAAGGAGAAGTTGCAAAAGGTCTTGTGAATGCATTGCCACAAGATGATGCAAGACCAGAATCTTCTATATCATGCGCAGAAATAGTAGGTAGCTATGATCCTAATTTGAAAGAATCAATTCCAACAGGAATTGGAAGTGATAATGCAATTAAACCAGGTGAGACTTTTAATTATAAAATTTACTTTCAAAATACAGGTAGCGATACTGTTTTCACTGTAATCCTTAAAGATACTCTTGATGATGCCCTTGATCTTTCTACATTGTCTGTAGGAGCTGCTTCTCATCCATTTCAATGGAGCTTAAGAAGTGAGAAAAAACCAGTACTCACATTTGTATTCAATGATATTAATATGCCCGACAGCTCAACTAATTCTTTAATGAGCAATGGCTTTATTGATTTCTCAATAAAACCTAAGCTTTCAGTAACGGAAGGAACTGTTATTAAAAACCAGGCTGGAATATACTTTGATTATAATAGCCCTATATTAACCAATACCGTTTTCCATACTATTAAAAGTGAATACATAAGTGATTTTTCACAAGCAGACCTGATTACTTTTGAAGATGTATCGACTGACATCTCTTCTAAAAATGAAATGAAAGCTCTGATGGTTTATCCGAATCCATCAAACGGAAATGTTTATTTTGAAATAGACCAACATAAGGATCTTGATCTTGAGATATTAGACGTAACAGGGAGTTTGCTTTTCCATGAGAAAGTATATTCAAATAAGATTGAAATATCTAAATCACTATTCAAAAAGGGCATTCATTATTATTTTCTAAAAGATAATGGAGAAGTTGTAAAATCAGGTAAGTTTTTAATAATAGAATAA